The genomic window AACCATGCTAGTGTATCACATAAGGAGTATGGTTAGTGAACAATACACATTCTCGGAGCAACGTATCTCATCTGACGGTAGCCAGTGCGTTCGCTCACACGATCGGTAGCTGAGAGCGTCGCTTCGACCAAAATTGCACTCGATCAGCGCGCGATCGGCGGCCGTCGTCCGAAAGCGGGCGTCGGCGACTAGCCGAACTTGCCGGTAATGTAGTCCTCGACGCGGTCGTGCTCGGGGTTCTCGAAGATTTTGTCCGTGTCGTCGAACTCGACGAGCTCGCCACCGGTCAGGAAGACCGCCGTCTTATCGGAGATGCGGGCCGCCTGCTGCATGTTGTGGGTGACGATGACGACCGTGTACTCCTCGGCGAGGTCCTCGATCAGATCCTCGATCTTCGAGGTGGCGACGGGGTCCAGCGCCGACGCCGGTTCGTCCATCAGGATCACTTCCGGGTCCGGAGCGATCGCGCGCGCGATACAGAGTCGCTGTTGCTGGCCGCCCGAGAGATCCAGCCCGCTCGAGTCCAGTTGATCCTTGACTTCGTCCCACAGGGCGGCCCGCTCGAGGGCGGTTCGGACCTTCTCGTCGACGTTGTCGTCCTTGCCCTGAACGCGCAGGCCGTAGGCGACGTTGTCGCGGATGCTCTTGGGGAAGGGGTTCGGCGACTGGAAGACCATCCCGACCTTCCGACGGAGCGCGACGGGATCGACGTCGTCGTCGTAGACGTTCTTCCCGCGGAAGTAGAGGTCGCCCTCGACGCGGGCGATGTCGATGAGGTCGTTCATCCGGTTGATCGAGCGCAGGAACGTCGACTTCCCGCAACCCGAGGGACCGATCAGCGCCGTCACCTGTTTCTCGGGAATCTCCATGTTGATCCCCTGAAGCGCCTGGTCATCGCCGTAGTAGACGTCGAGGTCTCGCGCCTCGAGCAGCGTTCGGTCGGTCACCGTCTCGGCGCCGGCGTCGGCACTGTCGGTGAGACCGCCGGTTCCCGGCGTCGGGGCTGGCTGGTCGTCGGTCGATTCCGTTTCCGAGGAGGTCATCTGTTCGTTAGTCATTGTCAGGTGCGCTGTTGATATCGGTTCCGGATGACGATCGCGATCGAGTTGATCGTCAGCAGGACGACGAGTAGCGTGACGACGCCGGCGGCGACGACGCCGTACTGGAATTCGGTCTGGGGGTAGGAGGCCCAGTTGTAGATCTGCAGCGGCATGGCGCTGACCTTGCTGAAGGGGCCGTTCGGGAGCCCGAAGACGGTCGTCGGGGCGGCGATCATGATCAGCGGCGCGGTCTCGCCGATCGCGCGGCCGAGCGCGAGGATCGTCCCGGTCATGATGCCGGGCATCGCCCGCGGCAGTACGACGTTGCGGATCGTCTGCCACTTCGTCGCGCCCATCCCGTAGGACGCCTGCCGCTGGGAGTCGGGAACGGACCGGATCGCTTCCTGGGCCGAGATGATCACGATCGGCAGGATGAGCAGGGCGACGGTGAACGCGGCCGCCAGCACCGACCCGTAGCCGATGCTAAAGAGGCCGACGAACAGCCCCAGTCCCAGCAGGCCGTACACGACCGAGGGGACGCCGGCGAGGTTCGCGATGTTGAGCTGGATGAACTTCGTGAGGTAGCCGTCGCCGGCGTACTCCTCCAGATAGATCGCGGCGCCGACGCCGAGCGGGAACGTGACGAGCGCGATCACGAGCATGATCGCGATCGAACCGACGATCGCCGGCAGGAACCCGGCCTGATACGGGTCGGGATGCGGCGGGTTCGTGAGGAACTGCCAGTCGAGCCAGCCGACGGCGTCGACGGCGACGTTCAGGAGCAACGCCGCCAGCGAGACGATGCCGATGAGCGTCGCCGCCAGCGCGAGCAGACGGAAGGCGACGTCTTTCGTCCGGCTGATCTGACCGAACCCGGAGTCGACGGGTTCGTCGCGGGTGTCGGCCGCCATCAGCGGTACACCTCCCGATAGCGCGACGCGACGAGTTCACTGATGAGGTTCATGGCGAAGGTGATGACGAACAGCGTTAGTCCGACCGCGAAGAGGCTCTTGTACGCCGGTCCCTGTCCGACGAGATCGCCCGTCCCGATCTGGACCATCGCGGAGGTCATCGGCTGGATCGAGTTCAGGAACATTCCCGCCGGGTCGGAGAGATCGACCATCCGCGGCGTCTGTCCCGCCGCGATGGCGACGATCATCGTCTCGCCGATCGCCCGCGAGAGCGCGAGGATGAACGAGGAGAAAATTCCCGACAGCGCCGCCGGCACGACGACGGACGTCGAGACGGTGAACTTCGTCGCGCCGAGGCCGTAACTGGCCTGACGAAGCGAGTCCGGAACCGCGCTCATCGCGTCCTCGCTGATCGAGGAGACCATCGGGATGATCATGATACCGACCATGATCGACGCCGACAGGGCGTTGAACGTCGACAGCGGCAGGAACGTGTCCAGCGCCGGCGTCACGTAGACCAGCGCGAAGTAGCCGTAGACGACCGTCGGCACGCCCGCCAGCACCTCGAGCGCCGGCTTGAGGTAGGCGCGCTGGCGGTCGGAGGCGTACTCGCTGAGATAGATAGCGGTCAGCAGCCCGATCGGGAGCGCGACCATCGCCGAGCCGATGGTGATGACGAGCGTCCCCGAGATCAGCGGCAGCACGCCGAACGAGACCGGATCGTGCGTCGGGTTCCACTCCGTTCCGGTGAGGAATTCGACGGGCGAAACCTGAGCGAAGAAATCGACCGCATCGATGAGCAACGTCAGGATGATCCCGAGCGTCGTCAGAATCGAGAGGAGCGCACAGAGCAGGAAGAGGTACTTGAACGCGGTCCCCCGCGCCGTTCGGATGTCGTCGTGGGAGAAATCGGGTTGGCTCATTCGGTCACCTCCGCGACCGCGGCGTCGAGTTTCTCGAGGTTCTCGTCGCGTGTCTCCTCGTCGATCGGGACGTAACCGACGTCGGAGACGAGATCCGTCGCGGCCCGTTCCATGTAGAACCGAACGAAGTCACGGACCGCCGGTTTCGTGAGCGATTGCTTCGCGACGTAGATGAACAGCGGTCGCGAAAGCGGCGTGTACTCGCCGGACATGGCCGTCTCGATCGACGGCTCGACGCAGCCGTCACCGCTGTCGATCGAGACGGCTTTGATCGAATCCGGGTTCTCGCTGTAGTACGAGAAGCCGAAGTACCCCATGGCGTACTCCGAACCGCGGACCCCCTGAACGATCGTTCGGTCCCGTTCGGTCGCGTAGTAGTCGCTACGGTGGTTCAGTTCCTCGCCGAGGACCGCCTCGTTGAAGTAGTCGAACGTGCCCGAGGTGGTCGCGGCGCCGTACAGTTCGATCTCCTCGTCGGGCCACTCGTCGTCGAGTTCGCTCCACCGCTGGGCGCCGTCGGTCCGCCAGATCTCCTGGAGTTGTTCGACCGTGAGACAGTCGACCCAGTCCGCCTCCGGATTGACGACCACCGTCAGCGCGTCGGTCGCGATCTGGAACTCGATCGGCGTGACGTCGTTGTTTCCGCACTGTTCGATTTCGGCGTCGGCGATCGCCCGACTCGCGTTGTTAATGTCGGTCCGCCCCGCACAGAAGAAGTTCCCGAACCCACCGCCAGTTCCGGTCTTACTGAGCGAGATGTTGACGGTCGGGTTCTCTTCGGAGAACGCGGAGGCGATCGCCTCGGTCACGGGAAACACCGTGCTGCTCCCCGCGACGTTCACTTGTTTCCCTTCCGCGGCGAAGACGCCGCTACAGCCGGCTAATCCACCGGAAAGGGCAACGCCAGCCGCGGCGAGAAAATCACGCCGACCGGATTCGGTCGGCAGGGACGCCGTGGTTTCTCTCGACATCACCGGATGCAAGCCACACTGTAGGTAAGTAGACTACTATGAGGACTATATAGAGATATGTATCTAATACCGTGGTAGTCAGTCCGGTGACTGGTACCGATCCCAGGCCGCTAACCCATACATATGACAATTCATGCCAGTCAGGCGATTCGGAACGAATGGAAATACGTCCAGCGATATCGTGTTCGACGGAAATCGACCGAACATATATAGACGAGACTGCGACGATCGTTCGGTCCGTTCGAACGGCGCCACAGCGGCGAGGCCCTGGAGTCGGGTCGAAGCGCTCGACGCGCCTCGAGTCTCGCGACGCACCGATCACGAACTGCCCGACGAGGGGTTTCAGGAGGGTCGCGTTGTCGACGCTCGCCGCCCTTACCCGAACTTGCCGGTGATATAGTCCTCGACGCGGTCGTGCTCGGGGTTCTCGAAGATCTTGTCCGTGTCGTCGAACTCGACGAGCTCGCCACCGGTGAGGAAGACCGCCGTCTTGTCGGAGATACGGGCCGCCTGCTGCATGTTGTGGGTGACGATGACGACCGTGTACTCCTCGGAGAGGTCCTCGATCAGGTCCTCGATCTTCGCGGTGGCGATCGGGTCCAGCGCCGACGCCGGCTCGTCCATCAGGACGACCTCGGGATCGGGGGCGATCGCGCGCGCGATACAGAGCCGCTGTTGCTGACCGCCCGAGAGATCCAGCCCGCTCGAGTCCAGTTGGTCTTCGACTTCCTCGAGCAGGGCCGCCCGCTCTAAGGCGGTACGAACCTGTTCGTCGACGTTGTCGTCCTTGTCCTGAACGCGCAGGCCGTAGGCGACGTTGTCGCGGATGCTCTTGGGGAAGGGATTCGGCGACTGGAAGACCATCCCGATCTTCCGGCGCAGGGCGACGGGATCGACGTCGTCGTCGTAGACGTTCTTCCCGCGGAAGTAGAGGTCGCCTTCGACGCGAGCGATGTCGATGAGGTCGTTCATCCGGTTGATCGAGCGCAGGAACGTCGACTTCCCACAGCCGGAGGGACCGATCAGCGCGGTTACCTTCCGTTCGGGGATGTCCATGTCGATGCGCTGGAGCGCCTGATCGTCGCCGTAGTAGACGTCCAGCTCGCGGGCTTCGATGACGGCGTCGTCGATGCGCGGCGATCCGAGGGGAGCGTTGCCGGGTATCGACGTGTCCTCGAGGGCGTTGCTGTCGTCGGACGTCGAGACGGATCGGGTTCCGTTCGCGGTCATTGTAGTGATCGAATCGGTAATTTCGGCCGGTTACGAGTTTGAGAACGCGGTTCGATGCGGTCGCTGCCGTGGTGGCACGCGATCGGCGTCGCGCGTCGGACCGACCCCGGTTCCGCTCGGCCGGCGTCGAGTCCGTGCGCAGGTACCATCATCGGAAGCCAGCCGCCGAGCGGATAAATACCGTGCTATGACCGGTCCGTCCGCGGCAAGTCGGTCCAGTGGCGCTATAGTGATCTATGGATACCGGAACGAACCACTTCGCTGGTCGCCGACACGGTCGCGTTCCCGAGATCGAGCGACGCGTCGATCGCGAACGGTTCGGTTCGCGGATTCAGCCTCGACGCCGCTACATAGTTCATCGCAGTATCTACATATCCGTACCCCCGAGACCGGCTCTCAGGGGATTAGTGGTCAGTATCTCTCGGCGAATTACCGAGATAGCGGCGGTACTGTGCTCGTCTCGGCCTCGGGTGAGAACTCTATAGAGGAAGATGGATTTATACGCACACGGGCGAATCGCCTCGGTATGGAGACGCGCAAGGTGCAGGTAACGGGCGGGTCGACGTTTACCGTCTCGCTGCCGAAGTCCTGGGCGATCGACAACGACGTCAGCGCCGGAACGACGGTCGAGTTCTACCCGGAGGAGGACTCGCTGTTGTTGACGCCGCAGAACGAAACCGATCGCCAGACGGGGACCCTCGATATCACGGATCTCGAGGGCGAGCGACTCACTCGGGCCGTGATGACGATGTACGTCAGCGGCTTCGACATCATCCGTCTCTCGGCCGGCCGCATCACGACCGACCAGCGCAGCGCGATCCGCAGCGCGACTCAGAGCCTCGTCGGTGTCGAGGTCTTAGAGGAGACGACCGACAGCGTCGTCATTCAGGACCTGCTCGACTCCTCGGAGCTCTCGATCGTCAACGCCGTCTCGCGGATGCGCCTGATCGCCCGAGCGATGCTCGAGGACGCCGTCACGGCCCTCGTCGAGAACGACGACGACATCGCGCAGGACGTCATCGAACGCGACGACGACGTCGACCGCCTCTGGCAGGTCGTCTCGCGGATCTTCCGCGCGACGCTGCGCTCGCCGCGGGCCGCGGAGGAGCTCGGCGTCCACCGCGAGGACTGTTTCGACTTCCACTCGAGCGCCCGCCAGCTCGAGCGGGTCGCCGATCACGCCGCCAAGATCAGCAATCTCGCGCTCAAACTCGAGGCGATTCCCGGGGACGTCGCCGACGCGCTCGTCGACCTCCACGACGACGTGTCGGATATCCTCGAGAAGTCGATGGACGCGCTGGTCGCCGAGGACAGCGACGAGGCGACCGATCTCGGCCACGCCGCCCGCGAGGCGATCCTCGAGATCGACGAGCACACCCGAACGATCGACGACATGCTCCGGGAGCTCGAGCCGGTGCAGGCCCAGTCGCTGGGGCTGATCGTCGACTCGCTCTCCCGGAGCGCCGACTACGGTGGCAACATCGCCGAGACGGCGCTTCAGAAGGCCGCGCCCCGTCCCTGATTCGGCTCTCTTTCGCTTTTTCTATTGCCCGCTCGAGCGGCCGTTCCCCACTCGAGGTTCGTATCGGGCGCCGGGACAGTGTTCGCGAGACCGGGAGAGGACTTTCCCGCGGCGGGGCGAACGACGACGGGATGGAGTACACCCACCTCGGCGAGACGGGACTCGAGGTGTCCCGGCTCTGTCTCGGCTGTATGAACTTCGGTTCCGGCGAGCCGTGGATGATAAACGACCGCGAGCAGTCCCGCGACGTGGTTCAGCGGGCGCTCGACCTCGGGATCACGTTCTTCGATACGGCGAACGTCTACTCGCAGGGCGAGAGCGAGGAGATCCTCGGCGAGGCGCTGGCCGAGTCCGACCGAGCGCGGTCGGAACTCGCCGTCGCGACGAAGGTCTACGGGCCGATGCACGACGGCCCGAACGGGCAGGGACTCTCCCGCAAGCACGTTCTCGAGCAGGCCGACGCGAGCCTCGAGCGCCTCGGCCTCGACTACGTCGATCTGTACCAGATCCATCGCTGGGACGACGAGACGCCGATCGCGGAGACGCTCTCGGCGCTCGATACCCTGATCGACGAGGGGAAAGTCCGCTACGTCGGCGCGAGCACGATGCCAGCCTGGAAGTTCTCGAAGGCGCTGTACGAGGCCGACCTGAACAACCGCGAGCGGTTCGTCTCGATGCAGTGCGAGTACAACCTCGTCGACCGCCACGAGGAGGCCAACGTCCTGCCGCTCTGTGCCGACCAGGGGATCGGCGTCCTCCCGTGGTCGCCGCTGGCCGGCGGCTTCCTGACGGGCAAGTACGAGCGCGACGCGGACCCCGAGGAGGGCCGCGCCGCGTCGGACGGGTTCATGGCGAAGCGGTTCACCGAGGAGAACTGGGACGTCCTCGAGGTCGTCCGCGACCTCGCCGACGAGAAGGACACGACGCCGGCGCAGCTCTCGCTTTCGTGGCTCCTGCACAAGGATCTCGTCGACGCCCCCATCATCGGCCCGCGGACGATCGAGCACTTAGAGGACAACGTCGTCGCGCTCGAGGTCGAGCTGACTGCCGACGAGATCGAGCGTCTCGAGGCACCGAAGACGCCGGTCTGGAATCCCGAGATCGGGGACGTCTGACGCGCCTGCGATTGCGCCCGCTCGAGCGGGCACTGTGACTGCGCGAACGGGGTTCCGCGACTGTTCGAAGAAAGATGTCGCTCGAGGGAAACCGAGCGTCGCCGCCGAAGCGAAGACGAAGTGAGACGGTCGCGGTCTAGTCGAGCAGAACGGCGTTGACCTGACCGGTCTGACCGGGACGGGAGGTGACGCGGGCGCGGCCTTCCGAGGTCTCGATGACGGCGCCTTTCGTGATGATGTTTCGGCGGACGTAGTTGGGGTTGGCGTCGTTCTCGACGACGTCCTCGATCTCCGCGGAGACGGTCTCGCCGCCCTTGTTGACGCTGGCGACGTTCGTCGCGAGCGCGCGGGTCTTCGTCTCGTTACCGCGGACGTCGACGGTCCGGTATCGCGGCTCGCCGACCTGCGTCTCCGTCGGCAGGCGCCCGAGTTCGTTCTTGCGGCGCTTGCGGACGTTCTTCAGTCGACCACCGGTTCGCTTGCGCGTGGAGCGTCCCTGGTTTTGCATACTCACACCCAGTCCCGGCGCATATTTATATGCAACGAGTGCGCTCCGGTCGGGACCGCCGTCTCACCGACTCGCTACTCGTCGCCGACCAGACAGTAGGCGTGTCCGGGCTCCTCGAGGGTCGTCTCCGCGTCATCGTCGTAGTAGTTCGAAAAGACGGCGCGCTCGGCGTAGTAGATCCGTCCGTCGACCGGCACCGCCGCGCTGGTGACCCGACCCCGGTTCCGGACTCGCCATCGTCGGTCGCCGGTCTCCTTGTCGAGGGCGTACAGGTGCGAATCGTACGAGCCGGCCAGCACCGTCTCCGCGGTGACCGTCAGCGCGCCGATGACGCGGCCGCCGACGTCCGTCGACCACAGCTCATCGCCCGAGTCGGGATCGAGCGCGTAGACGGAGCCGTCGTCGCTGCCCATGTAGACGACGTCCGCGTCGACGTCGACGGCCGGATTCGACATGATCACCTCGCCCGTCTCGAAGGCCCACTCCTCCGAACCGTCCTCGAGGTCGAGACAGTAGGAGTTCCCGTCCCAGCTACCGACGTAGCCGTAGCCGTCGTGGGCCGCGACGGTGCCCTTGATCTGGGCGCCCTTGCGGAAGGCGCCGCCCTCCTGTTTCTCCCCGTCGGCGTCGGCCTGAAAGGACCACGCGAACTCGAGGGAGGGGTACTCCCAGCAGTAGACGACGCCGTCGTTCGACCCGAAGAGCAGCCGGCCCGCCTCGAGATCGATCGTCGGCGAGGGGTGGGCCTGCCCCCAGACGCGGTCGTCGCTCCACGTCGGCTCGCCGGTGTCGGGATCGATCTCCCAGATCGCGCCGGAGGAGGGCGGGGCGTACTCGGAGACGACGTAGAGGCTGCCGTCGTGGTAGGCCGGACTCGAGCCGATCGCGAGCGGGCCGCCCAGATCGCCGTCCTCCGAGCGCGTGCGCCAGACGAGGTCCCCGCTCTCGGTATCCAGCGCGTAGAGGTCGCCGTCGTAGCCGCCGATGAAGGCGGTGTCGCCGATGATCGCCGCCGAGCCGTGAAAGCCCTTGTTCGTCGCGTCCGTCTTCGTCGTCCACTGCAGTTCGCCAGACGGGGCGTAGCCGTACACCCAGCCGGTGTCGCCGGCGAAGACGATCGTCTCGCCGTCGGGCGTCGGGACGGGACTGGACTTGGCGGCCGTGTGGTCGGCGGCGTTGATCGGAGCCGACCAGTTGACGCGCACCGACTCCGGGACGGTCTCGTCGGGGTAGTAGCCGAGCCGTCGGAGGCCGTTCTGGAACAGCGACACCGCGTCCGTGTCGTCGACGAGGTCGCCCAGCGTACTCGGGAGGTCGACGCAGCCGGCGAGTCCCGTCGCCGCGGCGGCGCCGCCCGCGCCGAGGAGTCGTCGCCTCGAGACGTCGCCAGCGCCGTCTCGATCGCGTCCGGTCGCCGCGCGTCGGTTCGTGAATCGCATTCCAAGTTCTACTGACCGTCACGCGTTCCGACAGCTAAAGAACGGTGGTTTCCGCGGGACTCGAGTCCCGCGGGGACGAGCCGTGTTGCCGAAATCACTCCTGTAGGCATCGACGACCGCGCACCGACCGTTTTCGCGTTCGGGTTCGCTTCCTCCGTCGCTCACCGCTCACGCGAAAAATCTCGACCAAAAAAGGCCACTCCCTCACTTCGTTCGGTCGTGGTGGGTGTCGTCGAGCCTACTCCTGCTGGGCGTCGACCACGGCCACGCCCGCCAGGTTCACGATGTCCTTGACCTCGTCGCCCCGCTGGAGGACGTGAACCGGCTTGTCCATGCCGACCAGCATCGGGCCGATGGCGTCGGCGCCGCCGAGTCGCTGGAGCAGCTTGTAGCCGATGTTACCCGACTCGAGGTTCGGGAAGACGAGCACGTTCGCGGGGTCCTCGAGCTCCGAGAAGCCGTAAGTGCCCTCGAGGATGTCCTCGACGACGGCCGTGTCGGCCTGCATCTCGCCGTCGACCGGGAAGTCGGCCTCGGGGTCCGCCTGGAGCATGCTCGCGGCGCGTCGGGGTCTGCGGGTCGCTTCGTTGTCGACGCTGCCGAAGTTCGAGTACGAGAGCAGCGCTGCGCGCGGTTCGATGTTGAACCGGCGTGCGAGCTTGCCCGTCTGTTTGGTGACCTCCGCGAGGACCTCCTCGTCGGGGTCCTGGTTGACCGTCGCGTCGGCGACGAAGATCACGCGGTTCTTGAACGTCAGCATGTAGACGCCGGCAGCGTAGTCGACGTCGTCGTCGGTGCCGATGACCTGCAGCGGCGGTCGCAGCGCCGACGGGTAGTGATGCGAGAGGCCGGTCAGGAGGGCGTCGGCGTCGCCCTGTTCGACCATCACGCTGCCGAAGTAGTTGGTGTCGCGCTCGATGAGTTCGCCGGCCTCGCTCCGGGTGATCCCCTTGCGGGAACGGAGTTCGTGGAGTCGATCGGCGTACTCCTCGTAGTCGCCGACCGACGGGTCCGCGACCTGCGGATCGAAGTCCAGTCCGAGGTTGGCCGAGGTCTGGCGGATCTCGCTCTCGTCGCCGATGAGGATCGGCAGCGCGATCCCCTGCTCCTGGATCTGGTAGGCCGCGCGGATCATCTTCTCGTTCTCGCCCTCCGCGAGCGCGACCGTCTTGGGATCGCTCTTTGCCTTGTTGAGGACGACGCGCATCATCTCGCGGGACTTCCCGAGGCGGGCCTCGAGTTCCTCCTCGTACTCGTCTAAGTCGAGTTCGGTGCGTGCGGCGCCGGACTCCATCGCGGCCTCCGCGATCGCCGGCGCGACGCGGAAGAGCACGCGCGGGTCGACCGGCTTGGGAATGATGTAGTCGGGGCCGTACTGGATCGGTTCGTCGCCGTAGGCCTTGACGACCGCGTCGGGGACGTCCTGGCGGGCGAGGTCTGCCAGCGCCTCGGCGCAGGCGACCTTCATCTCCTCGTTGATCTCGGTCGCGCGCACGTCGAGCGCGCCGCGGAAGATGAAGGGGAAGCCGAGCACGTTGTTGACCTGGTTCGGGTAGTCCGAGCGGCCGGTGGCCATGATGACCGTGTCGTCGCGGGCTTCTTTGGCCTCCTCGTAGCCGATCTCGGGATCGGGGTTGGCCATCGCGAAGATGATCGGATCGTCGGCCATCGAGCGGACCATGTCCTGCGAGACGATGCCGCCGATCGAGAGGCCGACGAACACGTCGGCGCCCTCCATCGCGTCCGCGAGGCCGCCTTCGGGGAGGTCCCGGGCGAACTGCCGTTTGTACTCGTTGACGTCGCCCTCCTCCGCGCGGGCCTCGGTGATGATCCCCGAGGAGTCACACATCGTGATGTTCTCCTTTCGGACGCCCAGCGACTCGTAGAAGCGGGCCGACGCGATCGCGCTCGCGCCGGCGCCGGAGAAGACGACCTCGAGTTCCTCGAGGCTCTTCCCGGCGATGTCGGCGGCGTTGAGCAGCGCGGCGCCGGAGATGATCGCGGTACCGTGCTGGTCGTCGTGGAAGACGGGAATGTCGATCTCCTCGCGCAGGCGTTCCTCGATGGTGAAACAGCCCGGCGCCTTGATGTCCTCTAGGTTGACGCCGCCGAACGTCGGTTCCATCATCTTGATGGCCTCGACGATCTTGTCGGGGTCGGCCTCGTCGAGTTCAACGTCGAAGACGTCGATGTCGGCGAAGCGCTTGAACAGCACGCCCTTCCCCTCCATGACGGGTTTCGAGGCCTGCGCGCCGATATCTCCCAGTCCCAGCACCGCGGAGCCGTTCGAGACGACGCCGACGAGGTTCCCCTTGGCCGTGTACTGGTAGGCGTCGGTCGGGTCCTCGTCGATCTCCGTACACGGCGCGGCGACCCCGGGCGAGTACGCGAGCGAGAGGTCGCGTTGGGTATTCGTCGGTTTCGTTGTCGAAATCTCTATCTTTCCCGGCGGATCGGTTCGGTGATACTCGAGTGCGTCCTCGTCTAATCCCATATTGGGGACACTGCAGGGGAGTACTAAAAACAATGTGAAGGTCAGTTTCGACAATCGTCGAATTTTCGATCCGATCCGATCGGTGCTCGAGACCGACGCGTTCCCCGATTCGACCGTTTTATACGCTCCGCGCCAGTGGAATGGGGTATGGACGTCGCGCTTGGTGGGACGTTCGACCCCGTCCACGACGGCCACCGTCGGCTGTTCGAACGGGCGTTCGAACTCGGAGACGTGACTGTGGGACTGACGAGCGACGAACTCGCACCGAAGACACGACACGTCGAACGCCGCGTCAGATCGTTCGACGAACGGAAGGAAGCGCTGGAGGCGGAGCTCGAGTCGTTCGCCGCGGACCACGACCGGCAGTTCGAGGTGCGGTGTCTCGAGGAACCGACCGGCATCGCGACCGAACCGCAGTTCGACTATCTGGTCGTCTCGCCGGAGACGAAAGACGGCGGCGAGCGGATCAACGAGATCCGTCGGGAGCGCGGCCACGACCCCCTCGAGGTCGTCGTCGTGCCGCACGTCCGCGCGGAGGACGGCGATATCATCTCGAGCACCCGAATCGTCGAAGGCGAGATCGACGAACACGGAAACGTGCGCGACGAAGGGGACGACGCGGCCGAAGCCAACTGACGGTCGCGGATCGTTCCGATGGCCCAGCCGGGGAGCGAACCGGGTGACAGCGCGATGATCGTTCGACTCGCGAATTTCGTTCTCGTAGCGTATACTTACGCCGGCGCAGTACGGGACTATTCCGATGAAACAGTCGAAACGGTCGGCTCGGTCGAGTCACCACCGCGGCGGCTCGAGGCCCGCGGTTTCGAGCAGGTCCTTCCAGCGAGACTGGATCGAGAGCCGCGAAACGTCCGCAGCGTCGGCGACGGCGCCCTGCGTTCGGCCCTCGCCGGCGACGAGCGACCCGGCGTAGACGCTGGCCGCGAGGACGGCTCGCTTCGATCGGTCGTCCTCGGGAACGTCAGTCAGGAAGAGATCCACCGCACACGACCGCGCCTCGGTCGATAGCTCCAGTCGATCGGCGATCCGATCGAGTTCCTCGAGCCACGGTTCGTATTCGATCCGGTCCCGCGCGCTGTGCATACGGCCGGCTATCGGTGCAGCCCGCATAAAGGTACGGCACGACACGTCAGAAAACGAGTACATATTCGGACGGCTGGCGCGAAAGAGTACCGAACGAACCGTCCAATCCGGTGCTACGCTGGACAACGTTCAGCTACGAACGAGTAGCCGAAATGGCTGTTCTCTGGTATTTTCACTAGGACACGACTACTAAACCGGGTTGTCTCCGTCCGTCACAATAGACGCTCGTCCGGTCTCGCTGCACGGCTGCGTCCCGTCCATGAAAGAGCCAACCTGCAAGCTCGTCTGTACCGGCTGCGGCCTCGAGATGCCGTACCGGAATCGATCGCTGGCCGAACAAGCGGCGGAGCTGCACCAGCTCCGGGATTCGGAGCACGTGACGTTTATCGTGCCGCCGGACTGGTCGCCCGAAGAGCCAGTGAAACAGCGGTAGCGCGTATCGACAGGTACTTACTCGAT from Haloterrigena sp. KLK7 includes these protein-coding regions:
- a CDS encoding aldo/keto reductase, coding for MEYTHLGETGLEVSRLCLGCMNFGSGEPWMINDREQSRDVVQRALDLGITFFDTANVYSQGESEEILGEALAESDRARSELAVATKVYGPMHDGPNGQGLSRKHVLEQADASLERLGLDYVDLYQIHRWDDETPIAETLSALDTLIDEGKVRYVGASTMPAWKFSKALYEADLNNRERFVSMQCEYNLVDRHEEANVLPLCADQGIGVLPWSPLAGGFLTGKYERDADPEEGRAASDGFMAKRFTEENWDVLEVVRDLADEKDTTPAQLSLSWLLHKDLVDAPIIGPRTIEHLEDNVVALEVELTADEIERLEAPKTPVWNPEIGDV
- a CDS encoding 30S ribosomal protein S8e, with the translated sequence MQNQGRSTRKRTGGRLKNVRKRRKNELGRLPTETQVGEPRYRTVDVRGNETKTRALATNVASVNKGGETVSAEIEDVVENDANPNYVRRNIITKGAVIETSEGRARVTSRPGQTGQVNAVLLD
- a CDS encoding PQQ-binding-like beta-propeller repeat protein translates to MRFTNRRAATGRDRDGAGDVSRRRLLGAGGAAAATGLAGCVDLPSTLGDLVDDTDAVSLFQNGLRRLGYYPDETVPESVRVNWSAPINAADHTAAKSSPVPTPDGETIVFAGDTGWVYGYAPSGELQWTTKTDATNKGFHGSAAIIGDTAFIGGYDGDLYALDTESGDLVWRTRSEDGDLGGPLAIGSSPAYHDGSLYVVSEYAPPSSGAIWEIDPDTGEPTWSDDRVWGQAHPSPTIDLEAGRLLFGSNDGVVYCWEYPSLEFAWSFQADADGEKQEGGAFRKGAQIKGTVAAHDGYGYVGSWDGNSYCLDLEDGSEEWAFETGEVIMSNPAVDVDADVVYMGSDDGSVYALDPDSGDELWSTDVGGRVIGALTVTAETVLAGSYDSHLYALDKETGDRRWRVRNRGRVTSAAVPVDGRIYYAERAVFSNYYDDDAETTLEEPGHAYCLVGDE
- a CDS encoding NADP-dependent malic enzyme, with amino-acid sequence MGLDEDALEYHRTDPPGKIEISTTKPTNTQRDLSLAYSPGVAAPCTEIDEDPTDAYQYTAKGNLVGVVSNGSAVLGLGDIGAQASKPVMEGKGVLFKRFADIDVFDVELDEADPDKIVEAIKMMEPTFGGVNLEDIKAPGCFTIEERLREEIDIPVFHDDQHGTAIISGAALLNAADIAGKSLEELEVVFSGAGASAIASARFYESLGVRKENITMCDSSGIITEARAEEGDVNEYKRQFARDLPEGGLADAMEGADVFVGLSIGGIVSQDMVRSMADDPIIFAMANPDPEIGYEEAKEARDDTVIMATGRSDYPNQVNNVLGFPFIFRGALDVRATEINEEMKVACAEALADLARQDVPDAVVKAYGDEPIQYGPDYIIPKPVDPRVLFRVAPAIAEAAMESGAARTELDLDEYEEELEARLGKSREMMRVVLNKAKSDPKTVALAEGENEKMIRAAYQIQEQGIALPILIGDESEIRQTSANLGLDFDPQVADPSVGDYEEYADRLHELRSRKGITRSEAGELIERDTNYFGSVMVEQGDADALLTGLSHHYPSALRPPLQVIGTDDDVDYAAGVYMLTFKNRVIFVADATVNQDPDEEVLAEVTKQTGKLARRFNIEPRAALLSYSNFGSVDNEATRRPRRAASMLQADPEADFPVDGEMQADTAVVEDILEGTYGFSELEDPANVLVFPNLESGNIGYKLLQRLGGADAIGPMLVGMDKPVHVLQRGDEVKDIVNLAGVAVVDAQQE
- a CDS encoding phosphopantetheine adenylyltransferase, yielding MDVALGGTFDPVHDGHRRLFERAFELGDVTVGLTSDELAPKTRHVERRVRSFDERKEALEAELESFAADHDRQFEVRCLEEPTGIATEPQFDYLVVSPETKDGGERINEIRRERGHDPLEVVVVPHVRAEDGDIISSTRIVEGEIDEHGNVRDEGDDAAEAN
- a CDS encoding transcription initiation factor IIB family protein; protein product: MHSARDRIEYEPWLEELDRIADRLELSTEARSCAVDLFLTDVPEDDRSKRAVLAASVYAGSLVAGEGRTQGAVADAADVSRLSIQSRWKDLLETAGLEPPRW